The Chanodichthys erythropterus isolate Z2021 chromosome 12, ASM2448905v1, whole genome shotgun sequence genome contains a region encoding:
- the elfn1b gene encoding protein ELFN1 gives MAESQMSISSGSSGHGGGMVTSALLCWAMALVFLSLTRVPVVQGDCWLIEGEKGFVWLAICSQNQPPYENIPLHINSTIVDLRLNENKIRSIHFSSLSRFGNLTYLNLTKNDISYIEDGAFSAQFNLQVLQIGFNKLRNLTEGMLRGLGRLQYLYLQANLIETVTANAFWECPAIENIDLSMNRIQQLDGATFRGLSKLTTCELYANPFSCSCELLGFLRWLVAFPNRTSERMVCDTPAGFSGYSLLSQNPRMPRFRNAFHALSSVCTNDNVTPYLHGSLDGSTPTMLPELSPCGLDDCSSGAIPEESISISPTFLDPDARPIMKLKEVTHTSAIITIQIPNPFRKMYILVLYNNSFFTDIQNLKSQREEIELQNLKSHTNYTYCVASIRNSLRFNHTCLTISTGPRTLQERVANDSTATHYIMTIIGCLFGMLIVLGLVFHCVRKRKHQDEPKSKKLEKMKRNLIEMKYGTELEQGTISQLSQKQMLSTGETVQRMPYLPTASDTDQYKMQEISGTPKTSKGNYMEVRSEQQERSVRECSVPPSETSQGSVAEISTIAKEVDKVNQIINNCIDALKSDSTTFQAAKSGAVSTAEPQLVLISEHPPGKSGFLSPVYKGAYHHPLQRHHSMDAPQKRASTSSSGSLRSPRSFRSEGAYRSESKYIEKASPLDESGIITVTPAAAILRAEAERIRQYSEHRHSYPGPHHIEESIEVSGSRKSSILEPLTRSRPRELSYSQLSPQYHNLSGYSSPEYSCRPSFNLWERFKLHRKRHRDEEEYIAAGHALRRKVQFAKDEDLHDILDYWKGVSAQQKS, from the coding sequence ATGGCTGAATCACAGATGTCCATTTCGTCTGGGTCCAGTGGACATGGAGGAGGTATGGTGACCAGTGCCTTACTTTGCTGGGCTATGGCTCTTGTGTTCCTCTCATTGACAAGGGTGCCTGTTGTCCAGGGTGATTGCTGGCTGATTGAAGGGGAAAAGGGATTTGTGTGGTTGGCAATCTGCAGCCAGAACCAGCCACCATACGAAAATATCCCCTTGCATATTAACAGCACAATTGTTGACCTGCGACTCAACGAGAACAAGATTCGAAGCATCCACTTTTCTTCCTTAAGTCGTTTCGGCAATCTCACGTACCTGAATCTGACTAAGAATGACATCTCTTACATTGAAGATGGGGCTTTCTCTGCCCAATTTAATCTCCAAGTGTTGCAAATTGGCTTTAACAAGCTTAGGAACTTGACCGAGGGAATGCTGAGAGGTTTGGGACGCTTGCAGTACCTCTATCTTCAGGCTAACCTGATCGAGACGGTCACAGCCAATGCCTTCTGGGAGTGTCCTGCGATTGAAAACATCGACCTCTCCATGAACAGGATTCAGCAGCTTGATGGTGCAACATTTCGTGGTCTATCGAAGCTCACGACATGCGAGCTCTATGCAAACCCGTTCAGTTGCTCATGTGAGCTGTTAGGATTCCTGCGCTGGCTAGTTGCGTTCCCAAACCGGACAAGTGAGCGGATGGTGTGTGACACACCCGCTGGCTTTTCAGGCTACAGTCTCTTAAGTCAGAACCCCAGAATGCCAAGATTTCGCAATGCTTTCCATGCACTCTCCTCTGTCTGCACCAATGACAATGTGACACCGTATCTTCACGGCTCTTTAGACGGGAGCACTCCCACGATGTTGCCTGAATTGAGTCCTTGCGGACTGGATGACTGTTCCTCAGGGGCAATTCCAGAAGAGTCCATAAGCATCAGTCCCACCTTTCTGGATCCAGACGCCCGTCCTATAATGAAACTAAAAGAAGTCACCCATACAAGTGCAATAATCACGATCCAGATTCCAAATCCATTTCGCAAAATGTACATCCTTGTCCTGTACAATAACAGCTTCTTCACTGACATCCAAAACTTGAAAAGCCAGAGAGAAGAGATCGAGTTACAGAACCTTAAATCTCACACTAACTACACATATTGTGTGGCATCTATTCGTAACTCCTTGAGGTTCAACCACACCTGCCTGACCATCTCCACAGGACCAAGGACATTGCAAGAACGTGTGGCAAATGATTCAACTGCCACTCATTACATTATGACCATAATCGGTTGTCTCTTCGGGATGCTCATCGTACTGGGTTTAGTGTTTCATTGCGTAAGAAAGCGCAAACATCAAGATGAGCCAAAGAGCAAGAAGCTGGAAAAGATGAAAAGAAACTTGATTGAGATGAAATATGGAACTGAACTGGAACAAGGGACAATATCACAGCTGTCACAAAAGCAAATGCTGTCCACTGGTGAAACAGTACAAAGGATGCCATACTTGCCAACTGCCAGTGACACAGATCAGTATAAGATGCAAGAGATTTCTGGGACACCAAAGACTTCAAAAGGGAATTACATGGAAGTGAGATCAGAGCAACAAGAACGCAGTGTTAGGGAATGCAGCGTTCCTCCATCGGAAACCAGCCAGGGATCTGTTGCAGAGATATCCACCATTGCAAAAGAAGTGGACAAAGTGAACCAGATCATTAACAACTGCATTGACGCACTCAAATCCGATTCAACAACATTCCAGGCCGCAAAATCCGGTGCCGTTTCCACAGCGGAGCCCCAGTTAGTTCTCATATCAGAACATCCACCAGGCAAGTCTGGTTTTCTGTCTCCAGTGTACAAAGGAGCGTACCATCATCCCCTACAGCGGCACCACAGTATGGATGCCCCACAAAAGCGTGCAAGCACGTCCTCGAGTGGTTCACTGCGCAGTCCACGCTCTTTCCGCTCTGAAGGAGCTTACAGATCAGAGTCCAAATATATTGAGAAGGCATCTCCGCTCGATGAGTCAGGAATCATAACCGTCACGCCAGCCGCTGCGATCCTGAGGGCAGAGGCGGAGCGGATTCGACAGTACAGTGAGCATAGGCACTCCTACCCTGGTCCCCACCACATAGAGGAGTCAATAGAGGTGTCGGGGAGCCGAAAGTCATCCATTCTGGAGCCGCTGACGCGCTCGAGACCACGGGAACTTTCCTATTCGCAGCTCTCACCGCAGTACCATAACCTAAGTGGCTATTCCAGCCCTGAGTACAGCTGTAGGCCTTCTTTTAACCTGTGGGAACGTTTTAAACTCCACCGCAAACGTCATAGAGATGAGGAAGAGTACATTGCAGCAGGTCACGCATTAAGGAGGAAAGTACAGTTTGCCAAAGATGAGGACCTGCATGACATTCTGGACTACTGGAAAGGGGTCTCTGCTCAGCAGAAATCATGA